In Apostichopus japonicus isolate 1M-3 chromosome 5, ASM3797524v1, whole genome shotgun sequence, a single window of DNA contains:
- the LOC139967951 gene encoding homeobox protein Hmx-like, protein MGTSSPNTPTHSSPLVISGSSVRSPMTTANDRIYPRVSSPIPTTCTNSKTVSTAPKSFSIESILSEKKTSPKEPTDIVYRDHLLHHHEGKEEFARTGHFARVSALCQPPVAVPFGSPYGTHPWYSSPWINSRSFFPYTGVSPPPPVTQPLSNNARFFSPIRPITTKPSQGSCTTVSSESSKGKKRKLSGDDENSDGEGDINRKDDDVDEDDENVGDNDDDKDIDGKSDQKKKKKTRTVFSRSQVFQLESTFDLKRYLSSSERAGLASTLHLTETQVKIWFQNRRNKWKRQMAAELEAANYAHAHAAAAHARAQADAQAQGRPAPTPLPHQRLVRVPILYHDSPKHAQSLGVYPGAPGIVPFSVGMMSSLAPTLTTSTIT, encoded by the exons ATGGGAACATCATCTCCTAACACACCAACTCATTCGTCACCGCTCGTCATATCAGGTTCTTCGGTGCGATCGCCAATGACTACAGCTAACGACAGGATCTACCCGAGGGTGTCGTCGCCGATTCCGACGACATGTACAAACTCGAAAACAGTTTCGACAGCGCCTAAATCGTTCAGTATCGAGAGTATATTATCGGAGAAGAAAACCAGCCCGAAAGAACCCACAGATATAGTATATAGGGACCATCTTCTTCACCATCATGAAGGGAAGGAGGAATTTGCGAGAACGGGACATTTCGCTCGTGTCAGTGCACTTTGCCAACCACCAGTAGCTGTACCCTTCGGGTCACCATATGGTACCCACCCATGGTATTCCTCACCCTGGATCAACAGCCGGTCGTTTTTCCCTTACACTG GCGTATCTCCGCCCCCGCCTGTCACACAGCCGTTGTCCAATAACGCACGTTTCTTTAGTCCAATTCGACCAATCACAACCAAGCCTTCACAGGGGTCCTGCACAACTGTCAGCAGTGAATCATCAAAGGGGAAGAAGCGCAAACTCTCTGGAGATGACGAGAACTCGGACGGAGAAGGAGATATAAACAGAAAAGATGACGACGTCGACGAAGATGACGAAAATGTCGgcgacaacgacgacgacaaagACATCGACGGAAAATCTgatcaaaagaagaagaagaaaaccagGACGGTGTTTTCTAGAAGTCAAGTCTTTCAGTTGGAATCCACATTTGATCTCAAGCGTTATTTGTCCAGTTCTGAGCGGGCGGGACTAGCAAGTACGTTACATTTGACGGAAACTCAGGTCAAAATTTGGTTCCAAAATCGACGGAATAAGTGGAAGAGGCAAATGGCTGCAGAACTGGAAGCAGCGAACTACGCGCATGCGCACGCAGCAGCCGCTCATGCGCGCGCACAAGCCGACGCACAGGCTCAAGGGAGACCCGCGCCTACCCCTTTGCCACACCAGAGGTTAGTCAGGGTGCCTATACTTTACCACGATAGTCCGAAACACGCGCAATCTCTCGGAGTGTATCCCGGAGCCCCGGGCATCGTCCCTTTCTCTGTCGGAATGATGAGTTCACTGGCGCCAACGTTGACTACTTCTACTATAACATAA